From a single Osmerus mordax isolate fOsmMor3 chromosome 14, fOsmMor3.pri, whole genome shotgun sequence genomic region:
- the man1b1a gene encoding endoplasmic reticulum mannosyl-oligosaccharide 1,2-alpha-mannosidase isoform X2 has product MYPPPRKDFISLTLSDQHSRSYNNGKHRRQSCLRKWKQLSRLQRSLVLFLLGLLLICGLLSYPGLSRQWGDVPDREDWVELDDRELRPVPPGANPVAGPAVGARAAAVGLAAGPEVGPALGPAAGPVLIPVPEIIPEIIPEPQKPKVLLLPKPLVKKRPFLNKRGPPSQQRAGNASELLVRKQPEPPGKTEEVEEEKGDKQLVSWRGAMIEADQATEAPPSPERDIPASPGAKDASPLEPVSMSSVDRLEVVREAFTHAWKGYKEFAWGHDELKPLSKSFGEWFGLGLTLIDALDTMWILGLKEEFAEARNWVETELSFSKDVDVNLFESTIRILGGLLSTYHLTGDQLFLDKATDIGTRLMPAFKTPSKIPFSDVNLGKGSAHPPRWTADSTVAEVTSVQLEFRELSRLTQDPQYQEVVNEVMRLVHKLPGKRDGLVPMFINTNSGQFTHKGAFTLGARADSYYEYLLKQWIQGGKTENDLLEDYLQAVEGVKKHLLKQTGPSRLTFVGEMSQNRFNPKMDHLVCFLPGTLALGAHNGLPTEHMELALQLMETCHQMYVQMETGLSPEIAHFNLQPHDGRELDVKVPSGGYTSINNVRDPVNPGPRDKMESFFLGETLKYFYLLFSDEPDLLSLDKYVFNTEAHPLPIWPSAP; this is encoded by the exons ATGTACCCCCCACCCAGAAAGGACttcatctccctcaccctcagtGACCAGCACAGCCGCAGCTACAACAATGGCAAGCACCGTCGTCAATCCTGCTTGAGG AAATGGAAGCAGCTTTCTCGCCTGCAGCGCagtcttgtcctcttcctcttggGCCTGCTGCTAATCTGTGGACTGCTGTCCTACCCTGGCCTCTCCAGGCAGTGgggag acgTGCCTGACAGAGAGGACTGGGTTGAGCTGGATGACAGAGAGCTGAGACCAGTTCCTCCAGGTGCCAACCCTGTGGCTGGCCCAGCTGTGGGGGCAAGGGCAGCTGCTGTGGGGCTGGCCGCAGGGCCAGAGGTGGGTCCAGCTCTGGGCCCGGCCGCAGGCCCAGTCCTCATCCCTGTCCCGGAAATCATCCCAGAGATCATCCCCGAGCCACAGAAACCCAAGGTCCTCCTTCTACCCAAACCCCTTGTCAAG AAGAGGCCGTTCTTGAACAAGAGAGGCCCTCCcagccagcagagggcagggAACGCCTCAGAGCTGCTGGTGAGGAAGCAGCCGGAGCCTCCTGGGAAAACTgaggaggtggaagaagagaagggagataAACAACTTGTCAG ctggagaGGGGCCATGATCGAGGCAGACCAGGCCACAgaggcccctccctctcctgagaGAGACATCCCAGCCTCCCCCGGGGCCAAGGACGCCAGTCCCCTGGAGCCAG tttccaTGAGTTCCGTAGACAGGCTGGAGGTTGTGCGAGAGGCCTTCACGCACGCCTGGAAGGGCTACAAGGAGTTCGCCTGGGGCCACGACGAGCTCAAGCCCCTGTCCAAGTCGTTCGGGGAGTGGTTTGGCCTGGGCCTGACGCTGATCGACGCCCTGGACACCATGTGGATCCTGGGGCTGAAGGAGG AGTTCGCGGAGGCCAGGAACTGGGTGGAGACGGAGCTGTCCTTCTCCAAGGATGTGGACGTGAACCTGTTTGAGAGCACCATCCGCATCCTGGGAGGCCTGCTCAGCACCTACCACCTGACTGGAGACCAGCTGTTCCTCGACAAGGCG ACAGACATCGGCACCAGACTGATGCCGGCCTTCAAGACCCCCTCCAAGATCCCCTTCTCTGACGTGAACCTGGGGAAGGGCTCAGCCCACCCGCCCCGCTGGACGGCTGACAGCACGGTCGCCGAGGTGACCAGCGTCCAGCTGGAGTTCAGAGAGCTCAGCCGCCTCACCCAGGACCCGCAGTACCAG GAGGTGGTGAACGAGGTGATGAGGCTTGTCCACAAGCTGCCAGGGAAACGCGATGGTCTGGTGCCCATGTTCATCAACACCAACAGCGGCCAGTTCACCCATAAAGGGGCGTTCACGCTGGGCGCGCGGGCAGACAGCTACTACGAGTACCTGCTCAAGCAGTGGATCCAGGGAGGCAAGACAGAGAATGA cctgttgGAGGACTACCTGCAGGCGGTGGAGGGGGTGAAGAAACACCTTCTTAAACAGACTGGACCCAGCAGACTGACCTTCGTAGGGGAGATGTCCCAAAACCGATTCAACCCCAAGATG gaccacCTGGTGTGCTTCCTTCCGGGCACGCTGGCGCTGGGCGCCCACAACGGGCTGCCCACCGAGCACATGGAGCTGGCCCTGCAGCTGATGGAGACCTGCCACCAGATGTACGTTCAGATGGAGACAGGCCTGAGCCCTGAGATCGCCCACTTCAACCTGCAGCCCCACGACGGCCGCGAGCTGGACGTCAAG gttcCCAGCGGGGGCTATACCTCCATCAACAACGTGCGTGACCCCGTGAACCCGGGGCCCAGGGACAAGATGGAGAGCTTCTTCCTGGGAGAGACCCTCAAGTACTTTTACCTGCTCTTCTCAGACGAACCGGACCTCCTTAGCTTGGACAAGTACGTGTTCAACACCGAGgctcaccccctccccatctgGCCCTCCGCTCCCTGA
- the man1b1a gene encoding endoplasmic reticulum mannosyl-oligosaccharide 1,2-alpha-mannosidase isoform X1 codes for MYPPPRKDFISLTLSDQHSRSYNNGKHRRQSCLRKWKQLSRLQRSLVLFLLGLLLICGLLSYPGLSRQWGDVPDREDWVELDDRELRPVPPGANPVAGPAVGARAAAVGLAAGPEVGPALGPAAGPVLIPVPEIIPEIIPEPQKPKVLLLPKPLVKKRPFLNKRGPPSQQRAGNASELLVRKQPEPPGKTEEVEEEKGDKQLVSWRGAMIEADQATEAPPSPERDIPASPGAKDASPLEPVSMSSVDRLEVVREAFTHAWKGYKEFAWGHDELKPLSKSFGEWFGLGLTLIDALDTMWILGLKEEFAEARNWVETELSFSKDVDVNLFESTIRILGGLLSTYHLTGDQLFLDKATDIGTRLMPAFKTPSKIPFSDVNLGKGSAHPPRWTADSTVAEVTSVQLEFRELSRLTQDPQYQEVVNEVMRLVHKLPGKRDGLVPMFINTNSGQFTHKGAFTLGARADSYYEYLLKQWIQGGKTENDLLEDYLQAVEGVKKHLLKQTGPSRLTFVGEMSQNRFNPKMDHLVCFLPGTLALGAHNGLPTEHMELALQLMETCHQMYVQMETGLSPEIAHFNLQPHDGRELDVKPADRHNLLRPETVESLFYLHRFTQDSKYRDWGWDILQSFNKYTRVPSGGYTSINNVRDPVNPGPRDKMESFFLGETLKYFYLLFSDEPDLLSLDKYVFNTEAHPLPIWPSAP; via the exons ATGTACCCCCCACCCAGAAAGGACttcatctccctcaccctcagtGACCAGCACAGCCGCAGCTACAACAATGGCAAGCACCGTCGTCAATCCTGCTTGAGG AAATGGAAGCAGCTTTCTCGCCTGCAGCGCagtcttgtcctcttcctcttggGCCTGCTGCTAATCTGTGGACTGCTGTCCTACCCTGGCCTCTCCAGGCAGTGgggag acgTGCCTGACAGAGAGGACTGGGTTGAGCTGGATGACAGAGAGCTGAGACCAGTTCCTCCAGGTGCCAACCCTGTGGCTGGCCCAGCTGTGGGGGCAAGGGCAGCTGCTGTGGGGCTGGCCGCAGGGCCAGAGGTGGGTCCAGCTCTGGGCCCGGCCGCAGGCCCAGTCCTCATCCCTGTCCCGGAAATCATCCCAGAGATCATCCCCGAGCCACAGAAACCCAAGGTCCTCCTTCTACCCAAACCCCTTGTCAAG AAGAGGCCGTTCTTGAACAAGAGAGGCCCTCCcagccagcagagggcagggAACGCCTCAGAGCTGCTGGTGAGGAAGCAGCCGGAGCCTCCTGGGAAAACTgaggaggtggaagaagagaagggagataAACAACTTGTCAG ctggagaGGGGCCATGATCGAGGCAGACCAGGCCACAgaggcccctccctctcctgagaGAGACATCCCAGCCTCCCCCGGGGCCAAGGACGCCAGTCCCCTGGAGCCAG tttccaTGAGTTCCGTAGACAGGCTGGAGGTTGTGCGAGAGGCCTTCACGCACGCCTGGAAGGGCTACAAGGAGTTCGCCTGGGGCCACGACGAGCTCAAGCCCCTGTCCAAGTCGTTCGGGGAGTGGTTTGGCCTGGGCCTGACGCTGATCGACGCCCTGGACACCATGTGGATCCTGGGGCTGAAGGAGG AGTTCGCGGAGGCCAGGAACTGGGTGGAGACGGAGCTGTCCTTCTCCAAGGATGTGGACGTGAACCTGTTTGAGAGCACCATCCGCATCCTGGGAGGCCTGCTCAGCACCTACCACCTGACTGGAGACCAGCTGTTCCTCGACAAGGCG ACAGACATCGGCACCAGACTGATGCCGGCCTTCAAGACCCCCTCCAAGATCCCCTTCTCTGACGTGAACCTGGGGAAGGGCTCAGCCCACCCGCCCCGCTGGACGGCTGACAGCACGGTCGCCGAGGTGACCAGCGTCCAGCTGGAGTTCAGAGAGCTCAGCCGCCTCACCCAGGACCCGCAGTACCAG GAGGTGGTGAACGAGGTGATGAGGCTTGTCCACAAGCTGCCAGGGAAACGCGATGGTCTGGTGCCCATGTTCATCAACACCAACAGCGGCCAGTTCACCCATAAAGGGGCGTTCACGCTGGGCGCGCGGGCAGACAGCTACTACGAGTACCTGCTCAAGCAGTGGATCCAGGGAGGCAAGACAGAGAATGA cctgttgGAGGACTACCTGCAGGCGGTGGAGGGGGTGAAGAAACACCTTCTTAAACAGACTGGACCCAGCAGACTGACCTTCGTAGGGGAGATGTCCCAAAACCGATTCAACCCCAAGATG gaccacCTGGTGTGCTTCCTTCCGGGCACGCTGGCGCTGGGCGCCCACAACGGGCTGCCCACCGAGCACATGGAGCTGGCCCTGCAGCTGATGGAGACCTGCCACCAGATGTACGTTCAGATGGAGACAGGCCTGAGCCCTGAGATCGCCCACTTCAACCTGCAGCCCCACGACGGCCGCGAGCTGGACGTCAAG CCCGCTGACAGACACAACCTCCTGCGTCCGGAGACTGTGGAGAGCCTGTTCTACCTACACCGCTTCACCCAGGACAGCAAGTACCGCGACTGGGGCTGGGACATCCTCCAGAGCTTCAACAAGTACACCCGG gttcCCAGCGGGGGCTATACCTCCATCAACAACGTGCGTGACCCCGTGAACCCGGGGCCCAGGGACAAGATGGAGAGCTTCTTCCTGGGAGAGACCCTCAAGTACTTTTACCTGCTCTTCTCAGACGAACCGGACCTCCTTAGCTTGGACAAGTACGTGTTCAACACCGAGgctcaccccctccccatctgGCCCTCCGCTCCCTGA
- the man1b1a gene encoding endoplasmic reticulum mannosyl-oligosaccharide 1,2-alpha-mannosidase isoform X3 — protein sequence MYPPPRKDFISLTLSDQHSRSYNNGKHRRQSCLRKWKQLSRLQRSLVLFLLGLLLICGLLSYPGLSRQWGDVPDREDWVELDDRELRPVPPGANPVAGPAVGARAAAVGLAAGPEVGPALGPAAGPVLIPVPEIIPEIIPEPQKPKVLLLPKPLVKKRPFLNKRGPPSQQRAGNASELLVRKQPEPPGKTEEVEEEKGDKQLVSWRGAMIEADQATEAPPSPERDIPASPGAKDASPLEPEFAEARNWVETELSFSKDVDVNLFESTIRILGGLLSTYHLTGDQLFLDKATDIGTRLMPAFKTPSKIPFSDVNLGKGSAHPPRWTADSTVAEVTSVQLEFRELSRLTQDPQYQEVVNEVMRLVHKLPGKRDGLVPMFINTNSGQFTHKGAFTLGARADSYYEYLLKQWIQGGKTENDLLEDYLQAVEGVKKHLLKQTGPSRLTFVGEMSQNRFNPKMDHLVCFLPGTLALGAHNGLPTEHMELALQLMETCHQMYVQMETGLSPEIAHFNLQPHDGRELDVKPADRHNLLRPETVESLFYLHRFTQDSKYRDWGWDILQSFNKYTRVPSGGYTSINNVRDPVNPGPRDKMESFFLGETLKYFYLLFSDEPDLLSLDKYVFNTEAHPLPIWPSAP from the exons ATGTACCCCCCACCCAGAAAGGACttcatctccctcaccctcagtGACCAGCACAGCCGCAGCTACAACAATGGCAAGCACCGTCGTCAATCCTGCTTGAGG AAATGGAAGCAGCTTTCTCGCCTGCAGCGCagtcttgtcctcttcctcttggGCCTGCTGCTAATCTGTGGACTGCTGTCCTACCCTGGCCTCTCCAGGCAGTGgggag acgTGCCTGACAGAGAGGACTGGGTTGAGCTGGATGACAGAGAGCTGAGACCAGTTCCTCCAGGTGCCAACCCTGTGGCTGGCCCAGCTGTGGGGGCAAGGGCAGCTGCTGTGGGGCTGGCCGCAGGGCCAGAGGTGGGTCCAGCTCTGGGCCCGGCCGCAGGCCCAGTCCTCATCCCTGTCCCGGAAATCATCCCAGAGATCATCCCCGAGCCACAGAAACCCAAGGTCCTCCTTCTACCCAAACCCCTTGTCAAG AAGAGGCCGTTCTTGAACAAGAGAGGCCCTCCcagccagcagagggcagggAACGCCTCAGAGCTGCTGGTGAGGAAGCAGCCGGAGCCTCCTGGGAAAACTgaggaggtggaagaagagaagggagataAACAACTTGTCAG ctggagaGGGGCCATGATCGAGGCAGACCAGGCCACAgaggcccctccctctcctgagaGAGACATCCCAGCCTCCCCCGGGGCCAAGGACGCCAGTCCCCTGGAGCCAG AGTTCGCGGAGGCCAGGAACTGGGTGGAGACGGAGCTGTCCTTCTCCAAGGATGTGGACGTGAACCTGTTTGAGAGCACCATCCGCATCCTGGGAGGCCTGCTCAGCACCTACCACCTGACTGGAGACCAGCTGTTCCTCGACAAGGCG ACAGACATCGGCACCAGACTGATGCCGGCCTTCAAGACCCCCTCCAAGATCCCCTTCTCTGACGTGAACCTGGGGAAGGGCTCAGCCCACCCGCCCCGCTGGACGGCTGACAGCACGGTCGCCGAGGTGACCAGCGTCCAGCTGGAGTTCAGAGAGCTCAGCCGCCTCACCCAGGACCCGCAGTACCAG GAGGTGGTGAACGAGGTGATGAGGCTTGTCCACAAGCTGCCAGGGAAACGCGATGGTCTGGTGCCCATGTTCATCAACACCAACAGCGGCCAGTTCACCCATAAAGGGGCGTTCACGCTGGGCGCGCGGGCAGACAGCTACTACGAGTACCTGCTCAAGCAGTGGATCCAGGGAGGCAAGACAGAGAATGA cctgttgGAGGACTACCTGCAGGCGGTGGAGGGGGTGAAGAAACACCTTCTTAAACAGACTGGACCCAGCAGACTGACCTTCGTAGGGGAGATGTCCCAAAACCGATTCAACCCCAAGATG gaccacCTGGTGTGCTTCCTTCCGGGCACGCTGGCGCTGGGCGCCCACAACGGGCTGCCCACCGAGCACATGGAGCTGGCCCTGCAGCTGATGGAGACCTGCCACCAGATGTACGTTCAGATGGAGACAGGCCTGAGCCCTGAGATCGCCCACTTCAACCTGCAGCCCCACGACGGCCGCGAGCTGGACGTCAAG CCCGCTGACAGACACAACCTCCTGCGTCCGGAGACTGTGGAGAGCCTGTTCTACCTACACCGCTTCACCCAGGACAGCAAGTACCGCGACTGGGGCTGGGACATCCTCCAGAGCTTCAACAAGTACACCCGG gttcCCAGCGGGGGCTATACCTCCATCAACAACGTGCGTGACCCCGTGAACCCGGGGCCCAGGGACAAGATGGAGAGCTTCTTCCTGGGAGAGACCCTCAAGTACTTTTACCTGCTCTTCTCAGACGAACCGGACCTCCTTAGCTTGGACAAGTACGTGTTCAACACCGAGgctcaccccctccccatctgGCCCTCCGCTCCCTGA